One stretch of Streptomyces sp. A2-16 DNA includes these proteins:
- a CDS encoding BCCT family transporter, which yields MTEDLKKRAGREGPAGILGHETDRVVFGVTAVITLAFVIWGWAATDSLEDVSTTMLNGLIHNGGWAFMLAASCFVVFALWLAMSRYGRIHLGAEGEEPEFKTVSWVAMMFSAGMGIGLMFYGVSEPLSHYTNPPPGTNPANSGERMETAMATTLFHWTLHPWAIYAVVGLGIAYSTFRKRRRQTISAVFTPLIGEKHANGAAGRVIDILAIIATVFGSAASLGLGALQIGSGFQELDWMDDVSTGLLVTIIAVLTLAFVLSAVSGIERGIQWLSNTNMVLALILAVFVFIAGPTIIVLDLLPTSVFSYLGDLPQLAGRTEASGGKGVADWLGSWTVFYWAWWISWTPFVGMFIARISRGRTIRQFVGGVILVPSTVSLIWFAIFGGTAMKLKEGGALGGENTPEGQLFGVLQEFPIATVTSLLVMILVGIFFVSGADAASIVMGTLSQKGALEPGRFVVVFWGVVTGAVAAIMLLVGSGQGDALTGLQNLTILAAAPFVLVMIGMCVALMRDLRRDPVIVRGEMGSEAVELAVIEGHRKYDGDFGIQIGPGPGTETEGDPLGHDHS from the coding sequence ATGACTGAAGACCTGAAGAAGAGAGCGGGCCGGGAAGGGCCCGCGGGCATTCTCGGCCACGAGACCGACCGAGTGGTGTTCGGGGTCACCGCCGTCATCACCCTGGCCTTCGTGATCTGGGGCTGGGCGGCGACGGACTCCCTGGAGGACGTCTCCACCACCATGCTCAACGGCCTGATCCACAACGGCGGCTGGGCCTTCATGCTGGCCGCCTCGTGCTTCGTGGTGTTCGCCCTGTGGCTCGCGATGAGCCGCTACGGCCGTATCCACCTGGGCGCCGAGGGCGAGGAGCCCGAGTTCAAGACGGTGTCCTGGGTCGCGATGATGTTCAGCGCCGGCATGGGCATCGGCCTGATGTTCTACGGCGTCAGCGAGCCCCTCTCGCACTACACCAACCCGCCCCCGGGCACGAACCCCGCCAACTCCGGTGAACGCATGGAGACGGCGATGGCCACCACCCTCTTCCACTGGACGCTGCACCCCTGGGCGATCTACGCGGTGGTCGGGCTCGGCATCGCCTACAGCACCTTCCGCAAGCGCAGGCGCCAGACCATCAGCGCCGTCTTCACCCCGCTCATCGGCGAGAAGCACGCGAACGGCGCCGCCGGCCGGGTGATCGACATCCTCGCGATCATCGCCACCGTCTTCGGCTCAGCCGCCTCCCTCGGCCTCGGCGCCCTCCAGATCGGCTCCGGCTTCCAGGAACTCGACTGGATGGACGACGTCAGCACCGGCCTGCTCGTCACGATCATCGCCGTGCTGACCCTGGCCTTCGTGCTCTCGGCCGTCTCCGGCATCGAGCGGGGCATCCAGTGGCTGTCCAACACCAACATGGTGCTCGCGCTGATCCTCGCCGTGTTCGTGTTCATCGCGGGCCCCACGATCATCGTGCTCGACCTGCTGCCCACCTCGGTCTTCTCCTACCTCGGCGACCTGCCCCAGCTCGCCGGCCGCACCGAGGCGAGCGGCGGCAAGGGCGTCGCGGACTGGCTCGGCAGCTGGACCGTCTTCTACTGGGCCTGGTGGATCTCCTGGACGCCCTTCGTCGGCATGTTCATCGCCCGCATCAGCCGCGGCCGCACCATCCGGCAGTTCGTCGGCGGCGTCATCCTCGTGCCCAGCACGGTCAGCCTGATCTGGTTCGCGATCTTCGGCGGCACGGCCATGAAGCTGAAGGAGGGCGGCGCGCTCGGCGGCGAGAACACCCCCGAGGGCCAACTCTTCGGCGTCCTCCAGGAGTTCCCCATCGCCACCGTCACCAGCCTGCTGGTGATGATCCTGGTCGGCATCTTCTTCGTCTCGGGCGCCGACGCCGCGTCCATCGTGATGGGCACCCTCTCCCAGAAGGGCGCGCTCGAACCCGGCCGTTTCGTCGTCGTGTTCTGGGGTGTGGTCACCGGCGCCGTCGCCGCCATCATGCTGCTCGTCGGCAGCGGCCAGGGCGACGCCCTCACCGGCCTGCAGAACCTCACCATCCTGGCCGCCGCGCCCTTCGTCCTCGTGATGATCGGCATGTGCGTCGCCCTCATGCGCGACCTGCGCCGCGACCCGGTCATCGTGCGCGGCGAGATGGGCTCCGAGGCCGTCGAACTCGCCGTGATCGAGGGCCACCGCAAGTACGACGGCGACTTCGGGATCCAGATCGGCCCGGGCCCCGGCACCGAGACGGAGGGCGACCCGCTGGGCCACGACCACAGCTGA
- a CDS encoding oxidoreductase, whose product MSAAYATFGLAPAMRAGGVLANGDFQIHRDFLDFIVDGRPLLFQLSDLDAVSPLASDVPPAIFTAQVRSLLGESEAPLPGGRYVIYGCPECEDLACGAVTAVIERDGDDFIWRDFAWQTEEAVDLRLNGYHGIGPFRFRGAEYRAALDSLLRGGSQPEGARRRVLLIGARVAVLAKLAAALRIIGIGADITHGVGDVPADELRGYGAVAFGRAVTAEERAAVRRSFERAGVDVAYVDGLAPIVPLLVAQIEHALDRSPVEQRRLTRLVAADGEAGVEVTSPCRVRLTAYRLDRLYRTHAREVFDGVLEAGRHRIALDAKAVRGESFVVARTSGSVLVEAMAR is encoded by the coding sequence ATGTCTGCCGCATACGCGACCTTCGGCCTGGCACCGGCGATGCGTGCCGGTGGAGTCCTCGCCAACGGTGACTTCCAGATTCACCGGGACTTCCTGGACTTCATCGTCGACGGCCGCCCGCTCCTCTTCCAGCTCTCCGACCTCGACGCCGTCTCCCCCCTCGCCTCGGACGTCCCGCCCGCGATCTTCACCGCCCAGGTCCGCAGCCTCCTGGGCGAGTCGGAGGCCCCGCTTCCGGGCGGCCGTTACGTCATCTACGGCTGTCCCGAGTGCGAGGACCTCGCCTGCGGAGCCGTCACCGCCGTCATCGAACGGGACGGCGACGACTTCATCTGGCGGGACTTCGCCTGGCAGACCGAGGAGGCCGTGGACCTCCGGCTCAACGGCTACCACGGCATCGGACCCTTCCGCTTCCGCGGCGCCGAGTACCGAGCGGCGCTCGACTCCCTGCTCCGCGGCGGCAGCCAACCGGAGGGCGCCCGCCGCCGGGTCCTGCTCATCGGCGCCCGCGTCGCCGTCCTCGCCAAACTCGCCGCCGCCCTGCGCATCATCGGCATCGGCGCCGACATCACCCACGGGGTGGGCGACGTCCCCGCCGACGAACTGCGCGGCTACGGCGCCGTCGCCTTCGGCCGCGCGGTCACCGCGGAGGAACGTGCCGCCGTACGCCGCTCTTTCGAACGTGCGGGCGTCGACGTGGCCTACGTCGACGGTCTCGCGCCGATCGTCCCGCTGCTCGTGGCCCAGATAGAGCACGCCCTGGACCGCAGCCCCGTGGAGCAGCGCCGTCTGACCCGCCTGGTCGCCGCCGACGGCGAGGCGGGCGTCGAGGTCACCTCACCGTGCCGGGTGCGGCTGACGGCGTACCGCCTCGACCGGCTCTACCGCACCCATGCGCGGGAGGTCTTCGACGGCGTCCTGGAAGCGGGCCGGCACCGGATCGCCCTGGACGCCAAGGCGGTGCGAGGCGAGTCGTTCGTGGTGGCGCGGACCTCGGGAAGCGTCCTGGTGGAGGCGATGGCCCGGTGA
- a CDS encoding ABC-F family ATP-binding cassette domain-containing protein: protein MTATLVAKNLAAGHGDRSLFSGLDLVVAPGDVIGLVGANGAGKSTLLRMLAGLLAPEEGELRLSPPSAAVGHLPQEPERRQGETVRAFLARRTGVAEAQRLMDEATQALVDGAPGADDAYATSLELWLDLGGADLDERAEEVADSLGLSVDLDQPMTSLSGGQAARAGLASLLLSRYDVFLLDEPTNDLDLDGLERLERFVKGLRAGTVVVSHDREFLTRTVTKVLELDLAQQRITLFGGGYEAYLEEREVARRHARDDYEEYADKRAALQDRAQMQRSWMDKGVKNARRKASNDNDKIGRKFRSEASEKQAAKARQTQRMIERLDVVEEPRKEWELRMEIASAPRSGAVVATLRDAEVRQGDFVLGPVSLQIDWADRVAVTGANGAGKSTLLGALLGRVPLTAGQASLGSGVLIGEVDQARELFHGEEALLDAFCAAVPDTEPAEVRTLLAKFGLKADHVMRSAATLSPGERTRAALALLQGKGVNLLVLDEPTNHLDLPAIEQLESALDAYEGTLLLVTHDRRMLDAVRVNRRLELSSGKVTEAP, encoded by the coding sequence ATGACTGCCACCCTCGTCGCGAAGAACCTCGCCGCCGGCCACGGCGACCGTTCCCTGTTCAGCGGGCTCGACCTAGTCGTCGCACCCGGAGACGTGATCGGCCTGGTCGGGGCCAACGGCGCGGGCAAGTCCACGCTGCTCAGGATGCTCGCGGGGCTGCTCGCACCGGAGGAGGGCGAGCTCCGGCTCTCCCCGCCCTCCGCCGCCGTCGGCCACCTCCCGCAGGAGCCCGAACGCCGCCAGGGCGAGACCGTCCGCGCGTTCCTCGCCCGCCGCACCGGAGTCGCCGAGGCTCAGCGGCTGATGGACGAAGCGACCCAGGCCCTGGTCGACGGGGCACCGGGCGCCGACGACGCGTACGCCACGAGCCTGGAGCTCTGGCTCGACCTCGGCGGCGCCGACCTCGACGAACGGGCCGAGGAGGTCGCCGACTCCCTGGGGCTCTCGGTCGACCTGGATCAGCCGATGACCTCCCTGTCGGGCGGCCAGGCGGCCCGGGCCGGCCTCGCCTCCCTCCTGCTCTCCCGCTACGACGTCTTCCTCCTCGACGAGCCCACCAACGACCTCGACCTGGACGGCCTGGAGCGCCTGGAGCGGTTCGTGAAGGGCCTGCGCGCCGGCACGGTGGTGGTCAGCCACGATCGCGAGTTCCTCACCCGCACGGTCACCAAGGTCCTCGAACTCGACCTGGCCCAGCAGCGGATCACCCTCTTCGGCGGCGGCTACGAGGCATACCTGGAGGAGCGCGAGGTCGCCCGCCGGCACGCCCGGGACGACTACGAGGAGTACGCCGACAAGCGGGCCGCCCTCCAGGACCGGGCCCAGATGCAGCGCTCGTGGATGGACAAGGGCGTCAAGAACGCGCGCCGCAAGGCGAGCAACGACAACGACAAGATCGGCCGCAAGTTCCGCAGCGAGGCCAGCGAGAAGCAGGCCGCGAAGGCCCGGCAGACCCAGCGCATGATCGAACGCCTCGACGTGGTCGAGGAGCCGCGCAAGGAGTGGGAACTGCGCATGGAGATCGCCTCGGCCCCCCGCTCGGGCGCGGTCGTCGCGACCCTGCGGGACGCCGAGGTCCGCCAGGGCGACTTCGTCCTCGGCCCGGTGTCCCTGCAGATCGACTGGGCGGACCGGGTGGCGGTCACCGGCGCGAACGGCGCGGGCAAGTCGACCCTGCTGGGCGCCCTGCTGGGCCGGGTGCCGTTGACCGCGGGTCAGGCCTCTCTCGGCTCAGGTGTCCTGATCGGCGAGGTCGACCAGGCCCGCGAGCTCTTCCACGGCGAGGAGGCGCTCCTGGACGCCTTCTGCGCGGCCGTCCCGGACACGGAACCGGCGGAGGTCCGCACCCTGCTGGCCAAGTTCGGCCTGAAGGCGGACCACGTCATGCGCTCGGCGGCGACGCTGTCACCGGGGGAGCGGACGAGGGCGGCGCTGGCGCTGCTCCAGGGCAAGGGGGTGAACCTGCTGGTCCTGGACGAGCCGACGAACCACCTGGACCTCCCGGCGATCGAACAGCTGGAATCAGCGCTCGACGCCTACGAGGGCACCCTGCTCCTGGTCACCCACGACCGCAGAATGCTGGACGCGGTAAGGGTGAACCGCCGACTGGAGCTCTCCTCGGGCAAGGTGACTGAAGCGCCCTGA
- a CDS encoding Tex family protein — MTTPGSSGSSSAGSIEGRIAEELGVRERQVKAAVELLDGGSTVPFIARYRKEATEMLDDAQLRTLEERLRYLRELEERRTAILDSVREQGKLTEELEAQIRGAETKARLEDIYLPFKPKRRTKAQIAREAGLEPLAEGLLGDPGVAPLAAAAAFVDADKGVPDAQAALDGARAILTERFSEDADLIGELRERMWVRGRLAAKVRDGKEETGAKFADYFDFAEPFTNLPSHRILAMLRGEKEEVLDLVLEPEEATEGPSSYEGIVAHRFGIADRGRPGDKWLTDTVRWAWRTRILVHLGIDLRLRLRTAAEDEAVNVFAANLRDLLLAAPAGTRATLGLDPGFRTGVKVAVVDATGKVVATDVIHPHVPANRWDEAIAKLARLAKQHAVELIAIGNGTASRETDKLAGELITKHPELKLTKVMVSEAGASVYSASAFASQELPDMDVSLRGAVSIARRLQDPLAELVKIDPKSIGVGQYQHDLSEVKLSRSLDAVVEDCVNGVGVDVNTASAPLLARVSGITSGLAENIVSHRDANGPFTSRTELKKVARLGPKAYEQCAGFLRIRGGADPLDSSSVHPEAYPVVRRMVKTAGQEVASLIGNTGVLRSLRPQDFVDETFGLPTVTDILKELEKPGRDPRPAFKTATFREGVEKIADLSAGMVLEGVVTNVAAFGAFIDVGVHQDGLAHVSALSKTFVKDPRDVVKPGDIVKVKVLEVDIPRKRISLTLRLDDEAQASGGERRQERSGRPRTPQQRQQQPRQQQPRQQQRSAPAPANSAMADALRKAGLLDSKKKGR; from the coding sequence GTGACGACACCCGGGTCCAGCGGGTCCAGCAGCGCAGGGTCGATCGAAGGCAGGATCGCCGAGGAACTCGGCGTACGGGAGCGGCAGGTCAAGGCTGCCGTGGAACTGCTCGACGGCGGTTCCACGGTTCCCTTCATCGCCCGCTACCGCAAGGAAGCGACCGAGATGCTCGACGACGCGCAGCTGCGCACGCTCGAGGAGCGGTTGCGGTATCTGCGGGAGCTGGAGGAGCGGCGGACGGCGATCCTCGACTCGGTGCGCGAGCAGGGCAAGCTCACCGAGGAGCTGGAGGCGCAGATCCGGGGCGCGGAGACCAAGGCGCGCCTCGAGGACATCTATCTGCCGTTCAAGCCGAAGCGCCGCACCAAGGCGCAGATCGCCCGCGAGGCCGGCCTGGAGCCGCTCGCCGAGGGCCTGCTCGGTGACCCGGGTGTCGCGCCGCTCGCCGCGGCCGCCGCGTTCGTCGACGCCGACAAGGGCGTGCCCGACGCGCAGGCCGCGCTCGACGGCGCCCGGGCCATCCTCACCGAGCGCTTCTCGGAGGACGCCGACCTCATCGGCGAGCTCCGCGAGCGCATGTGGGTGCGCGGGCGCCTGGCAGCAAAGGTGCGGGACGGCAAGGAGGAGACGGGCGCCAAGTTCGCCGACTACTTCGACTTCGCCGAGCCCTTCACGAACCTGCCCTCGCACCGGATCCTGGCGATGCTGCGCGGCGAGAAGGAGGAGGTCCTCGACCTCGTCCTGGAACCGGAGGAGGCCACCGAGGGCCCCTCGTCCTACGAGGGCATCGTGGCCCACCGGTTCGGGATCGCCGACCGTGGGCGCCCCGGCGACAAGTGGCTGACGGACACGGTCCGCTGGGCCTGGCGCACCCGCATCCTCGTGCACCTCGGCATCGACCTCCGGCTGCGGCTGCGGACGGCCGCCGAGGACGAGGCGGTCAACGTGTTCGCGGCCAACCTCCGCGACCTGCTGCTCGCCGCCCCGGCCGGCACGCGCGCGACGCTCGGCCTGGACCCCGGGTTCCGTACGGGCGTGAAGGTCGCCGTGGTCGACGCGACCGGCAAGGTCGTCGCCACCGACGTCATCCACCCGCACGTCCCGGCCAACCGGTGGGACGAGGCGATCGCCAAGCTGGCCCGCCTCGCCAAGCAGCACGCGGTCGAACTGATCGCGATCGGCAACGGCACGGCGTCCCGGGAGACCGACAAGCTCGCCGGTGAGCTCATCACCAAGCACCCGGAGCTGAAGCTCACCAAGGTGATGGTGTCCGAGGCGGGCGCCTCCGTGTACTCGGCCTCCGCGTTCGCCTCGCAGGAGCTGCCGGACATGGACGTGTCGCTGCGCGGCGCGGTCTCCATCGCCCGCCGGCTCCAGGACCCGCTGGCCGAGCTGGTGAAGATCGACCCGAAGTCGATCGGCGTCGGCCAGTACCAGCACGACCTGTCCGAGGTGAAGCTGTCGCGCTCCCTGGACGCGGTGGTGGAGGACTGTGTGAACGGCGTGGGGGTCGACGTGAACACGGCTTCCGCTCCCCTGCTCGCCCGGGTCTCCGGCATCACCTCGGGGCTGGCGGAGAACATCGTGTCGCACCGCGACGCCAACGGCCCGTTCACGTCCCGCACCGAGCTGAAGAAGGTCGCCCGGCTGGGCCCCAAGGCGTACGAGCAGTGCGCGGGCTTCCTGCGGATCCGGGGCGGCGCGGACCCGCTGGACTCCTCCAGCGTGCACCCCGAGGCGTACCCGGTGGTGCGGCGGATGGTGAAGACCGCGGGGCAGGAGGTCGCCTCCCTGATCGGCAACACCGGGGTGCTGCGCTCGCTGCGGCCGCAGGACTTCGTGGACGAGACGTTCGGTCTGCCCACCGTGACCGACATCCTCAAGGAACTGGAGAAGCCGGGGCGTGACCCTCGGCCCGCCTTCAAGACGGCGACCTTCAGGGAGGGCGTCGAGAAGATCGCCGACCTGTCCGCCGGGATGGTCCTCGAGGGGGTCGTGACCAACGTGGCGGCGTTCGGGGCGTTCATCGACGTGGGTGTCCACCAGGACGGTCTGGCGCATGTGTCCGCGCTGTCGAAGACGTTCGTCAAGGATCCGCGGGATGTGGTGAAGCCCGGGGACATCGTCAAGGTGAAGGTGCTGGAGGTCGACATTCCGCGGAAGCGGATCTCGTTGACGCTGCGGCTGGACGACGAGGCGCAGGCCTCCGGCGGTGAGCGGCGTCAGGAGCGCAGTGGGCGTCCCCGGACTCCTCAGCAGCGCCAGCAGCAGCCTCGTCAGCAGCAACCTCGCCAGCAGCAGCGGTCGGCGCCTGCTCCTGCCAACAGTGCGATGGCCGATGCTCTGCGCAAGGCCGGGCTGCTGGATTCCAAGAAGAAGGGGCGGTAA
- a CDS encoding LPFR motif small protein has product MFRAIADVLRQIGGAIATVVTLPFRALARLFGGASSSTRSRRA; this is encoded by the coding sequence ATGTTCCGCGCGATCGCAGACGTCCTCCGCCAGATCGGTGGCGCCATCGCCACCGTGGTGACCCTGCCCTTCCGGGCACTGGCCCGGCTCTTCGGCGGTGCGTCCAGCTCCACGCGGAGCCGCAGGGCCTGA